From the genome of Bos taurus isolate L1 Dominette 01449 registration number 42190680 breed Hereford chromosome 27, ARS-UCD2.0, whole genome shotgun sequence, one region includes:
- the LOC782601 gene encoding histone H3-like centromeric protein A, with protein sequence MGPRRQKRKPETPRRRPATPAPAAPPPALSLGTSSRPLARRRHTVLKEIRTLQKTTHLLLRKSPFCRLAREICVQFTRGVDFNWQAQALLALQEAAEAFLVHLFEDAYLLSLHAGRVTLFPDVQLARRIRGIQEGLG encoded by the exons ATGGGCCCCCGCCGCCAGAAACGCAAGCCCGAAACACCAAGGAGGCGCCCCGCGACCCCGGCTCCCGCCGCCCCCCCGCCGGCCCTGTCCTTAGGCACGTCCTCCCGTCCACTTGCTCGCCGGAGACATACAGTCCTGAAGGAGATCCGAACTCTTCAGAAGACCACACACCTGCTGTTAAGAAAGAGCCCCTTCTGCCGCCTG GCAAGAGAAATATGTGTTCAATTCACTCGTGGTGTGGACTTCAATTGGCAAGCCCAGGCCCTGTTGGCCCTACAAGAGGCGGCAGAAGCATTTCTAGTTCATCTCTTTGAGGATGCCTATCTCCTCTCCTTACACGCCGGCCGCGTCACGCTCTTCCCGGATGTGCAGCTGGCCCGGAGGATCCGAGGCATTCAGGAAGGGCTTGGCTGA